The following are encoded together in the Pedobacter sp. D749 genome:
- a CDS encoding PKD-like family lipoprotein, with product MNIKKLILLIVGVVSLAACHKDLGNYDIDLPIEPKLANLDSVYTASVGDSLIIKPKIEGADAANIELQWKISVMEGNDVLYTGPALRIIFGLQAKRYSARLTVFNKANGMKYFHNFFVDGGTEFASGTTVLSVENGITQFSFVKPDGSVQARLYRAMQGKDLPVNPTNLFLLKNIFTNNLLGYWIITKNGGIRLEPNTMQEEPKYPNTLKDNFFTSPDDLEVGSLISHPQGVMMGVVNGKFYGGTTSTWDQAATYGMFGLPADGDYELAPSFVMSFTQTATYFIGFDKNRKQFVRINLYGAPVYFGTQYSVTTTTAFDPLNVGMDLVHLEQLNNADCFAYCKGTDGKIYELKFNVQFNGPFTFTPQHKRLFVRQELINENTKWSGAKNGVIYIANGSKVYRYNPVNEELRELATSFSGKTITMLKLSEDEETLMVGTEEAVSFLNIATGMNGVFLKKIEGIPGAPVDIAIRK from the coding sequence ATGAACATTAAAAAATTAATATTATTAATAGTTGGCGTGGTTTCTTTAGCCGCATGTCATAAAGACTTGGGTAATTACGATATCGATTTACCTATAGAGCCTAAATTGGCCAACCTTGATTCTGTTTACACCGCAAGTGTTGGGGATAGTTTGATCATCAAACCAAAAATAGAAGGAGCAGATGCTGCTAATATCGAACTTCAATGGAAAATTAGTGTGATGGAAGGGAATGATGTTCTCTATACCGGACCAGCTCTAAGAATTATATTTGGTTTGCAGGCTAAAAGATATTCTGCACGCCTTACTGTATTTAATAAGGCGAATGGAATGAAGTATTTCCATAATTTTTTTGTCGATGGCGGAACCGAATTTGCCAGTGGTACAACGGTATTGAGTGTCGAAAATGGGATCACGCAATTTTCATTTGTAAAGCCAGATGGTAGCGTGCAGGCACGTTTGTACAGGGCTATGCAGGGGAAAGATTTGCCTGTAAACCCCACAAATTTATTTCTGCTAAAAAATATATTTACAAATAACCTATTGGGATACTGGATCATTACAAAAAATGGTGGGATCAGGTTGGAACCGAATACCATGCAGGAAGAACCGAAATACCCTAATACTCTTAAAGATAACTTTTTTACATCGCCAGATGATTTGGAGGTGGGTTCTCTGATCTCGCATCCTCAAGGGGTAATGATGGGCGTTGTAAATGGTAAATTTTACGGCGGAACAACAAGCACCTGGGACCAGGCAGCTACTTATGGAATGTTCGGCTTACCTGCTGATGGTGATTATGAGTTGGCTCCGTCTTTTGTGATGAGCTTTACGCAAACGGCTACTTATTTTATTGGCTTCGACAAAAACAGAAAGCAATTTGTCAGGATCAATCTTTATGGAGCACCTGTTTATTTTGGTACCCAATACTCCGTTACTACAACAACTGCCTTCGATCCTTTAAATGTGGGGATGGATCTTGTTCATTTGGAGCAACTTAATAACGCAGATTGTTTCGCCTATTGTAAAGGAACTGATGGAAAGATTTACGAATTAAAGTTCAATGTTCAGTTTAACGGGCCATTTACCTTTACGCCTCAACATAAACGTCTTTTTGTCCGTCAGGAGCTAATTAATGAAAATACTAAATGGAGTGGCGCTAAAAACGGGGTAATTTATATTGCCAATGGCAGTAAGGTTTATCGGTATAATCCTGTAAATGAAGAACTCAGGGAACTGGCTACCAGCTTTAGCGGCAAAACGATCACGATGCTAAAATTGAGCGAAGACGAGGAAACCTTAATGGTAGGAACAGAAGAAGCCGTTTCTTTCCTAAATATTGCTACAGGCATGAACGGCGTATTCCTCAAAAAGATTGAGGGTATTCCAGGTGCTCCTGTAGATATCGCAATCAGAAAATAA
- a CDS encoding RagB/SusD family nutrient uptake outer membrane protein, with product MKIRLLICLILITGLFSSCKKWLEVEPESEIAAPVLFSTENGFMEAINGVYNRSTESDLYGKELTFGTTEVLAQNFSMREDGQDYRQTSLYNYKHGEFIKRKDKIWAGLYNAIVNCNLILENVDAKKNIFNGNNYAIVKGEALALRAYLHFDLLRLFAPSYLKNPTAKGIPYANKYTKEITPVSSVSETINLIIKDLEESKQLLIADPIRSAGYIVNYPLVTDTLKNTEEKNSSLFLQNRRHRLNYYAVCGTLARVYLYKNDKVKALQNAKEVIDSKKFPWTAKSDFEAFEDSKKDRILYKELVFGWYIPGSAKEIKDNWFRSGTSGFYLIEDAADYIYEKATAGASDSRYKYWLSATSSQSSRSYDIVKYRRNPLSTEAGANLHYLMAPAIRLSEMYYIAAECSYANNPTIAVNYLTQVREARQIGDPLTINNEEDLLKELLKDARKEWLAEGQLFYMYKRLNRGIVGQTGVIIPASDNIFVLPLPNDEVVYGGR from the coding sequence ATGAAGATTAGATTGTTAATCTGCCTCATCTTAATAACAGGATTGTTTAGTTCCTGCAAGAAATGGCTTGAAGTTGAGCCGGAATCAGAAATAGCTGCCCCAGTTTTATTCAGTACAGAAAATGGCTTTATGGAAGCCATAAATGGTGTGTATAACCGCAGTACAGAATCAGATCTGTATGGTAAGGAGCTTACATTTGGTACAACAGAAGTATTGGCTCAAAATTTTTCGATGCGTGAAGACGGACAGGATTACAGACAAACCTCATTGTATAATTACAAACATGGCGAGTTTATCAAACGCAAGGATAAAATATGGGCTGGTTTATACAATGCAATTGTTAACTGTAACCTGATTCTGGAAAATGTAGATGCAAAAAAGAACATTTTTAACGGCAACAATTATGCTATTGTTAAAGGAGAAGCGCTTGCCTTAAGAGCCTATTTGCATTTCGATCTGTTGCGTCTTTTTGCTCCTTCTTATCTGAAAAATCCTACTGCAAAAGGAATTCCTTATGCTAACAAATACACGAAAGAGATTACACCGGTTTCCAGCGTATCAGAAACCATTAATCTGATCATCAAAGATTTGGAAGAGTCTAAACAATTATTAATCGCAGATCCGATTCGTAGTGCCGGTTATATTGTAAATTATCCCTTAGTTACTGATACGCTGAAAAATACAGAAGAGAAGAACTCAAGTCTTTTCCTGCAAAACAGAAGGCACCGCTTAAATTATTATGCAGTATGTGGTACGCTTGCCAGGGTTTATCTGTATAAAAACGATAAAGTTAAAGCCTTACAAAATGCTAAAGAGGTAATCGACTCAAAAAAATTCCCATGGACAGCAAAAAGTGATTTTGAGGCATTCGAAGATTCGAAGAAAGATCGTATTCTTTATAAGGAACTTGTTTTTGGATGGTATATACCAGGTTCTGCAAAAGAGATAAAAGACAATTGGTTTCGAAGTGGTACCAGTGGATTTTATTTGATTGAGGATGCTGCAGATTATATCTATGAAAAGGCGACAGCCGGAGCAAGTGATTCCCGTTATAAATACTGGTTGTCTGCTACCTCCAGTCAATCGTCAAGATCTTACGATATCGTTAAATACCGCAGAAATCCCTTAAGTACCGAGGCTGGTGCAAATTTACATTACCTCATGGCTCCTGCGATCAGGCTTAGTGAGATGTATTACATCGCTGCCGAGTGTTCTTATGCAAATAATCCCACGATCGCAGTTAATTACCTTACACAGGTTCGTGAAGCGAGGCAAATAGGTGATCCTTTGACCATAAACAACGAAGAAGATTTATTAAAAGAACTGCTTAAAGATGCCCGTAAAGAATGGTTAGCAGAAGGCCAGTTGTTTTATATGTATAAAAGGCTCAATAGGGGTATTGTAGGGCAAACCGGTGTAATTATCCCGGCTTCCGATAACATTTTCGTGCTTCCTCTTCCTAACGACGAGGTTGTTTATGGTGGCAGATAA
- a CDS encoding DUF4843 domain-containing protein produces the protein MKIYILISAIICLVSCKKAEEMRFDHSANVYFDIYNGDKDSIVRTFAYNPTRAQDTVWLPVRLSGIRTDAERKFSARVDTDSSTATPGVHYEALKAQYSILPNNGLGYIPLVIYNKDKELENRSVSILIKLTGTPDLGIENPYLIRAKVVFSSKLEKPGWWDSWPLPPYSRTKHELFILVTGQTSLTTDGLDAPKNLYYIGLLTTMLNNPFNWVAKNAAKGYVIEEVTAGNTNSYYFYNKSNPSKKTLLRKNIQNGKYYFIDENGNEVI, from the coding sequence ATGAAAATATACATATTAATATCCGCAATCATTTGCCTTGTTTCTTGTAAGAAAGCAGAAGAGATGCGTTTTGATCACAGTGCTAATGTTTATTTCGACATTTATAATGGAGATAAAGACAGTATCGTAAGAACCTTTGCCTATAATCCTACACGGGCTCAGGACACCGTGTGGCTACCGGTACGTTTATCTGGGATCAGAACAGACGCAGAGCGGAAATTTAGTGCGCGGGTAGATACTGATTCCTCAACTGCCACTCCGGGAGTTCATTATGAAGCTTTGAAAGCTCAATATTCAATCCTTCCTAATAATGGATTAGGATACATTCCTTTGGTGATTTATAATAAGGATAAGGAACTTGAAAACAGATCAGTTTCAATACTCATCAAATTAACCGGTACGCCAGATCTGGGCATCGAAAATCCTTACCTGATTAGAGCTAAAGTAGTGTTCTCCTCCAAATTGGAAAAACCAGGCTGGTGGGATAGCTGGCCGCTTCCTCCTTATTCGAGAACCAAACATGAGTTATTTATTCTGGTAACCGGGCAAACCTCCCTCACTACCGACGGACTTGATGCACCGAAAAACCTGTATTATATAGGCTTATTAACCACGATGTTAAATAATCCATTTAATTGGGTAGCCAAAAATGCAGCGAAAGGCTATGTAATTGAAGAGGTAACTGCAGGTAATACCAATAGCTACTATTTCTATAACAAGAGTAATCCGTCTAAAAAAACGCTTTTGAGGAAAAACATACAGAATGGTAAATATTATTTTATAGATGAAAATGGCAATGAGGTTATTTAA
- a CDS encoding TlpA disulfide reductase family protein gives MKIIKLAVLAFLLPALSWAQAPNFSLTGKIGSLGAPAMAYIDYMDNGVSHEDSVALVNGSFKFTGNISGNAYARMALDHTGGGKGKAVYTGDVIYFYFGKEQVTITSKDSLENAVFAGSKVYQEYDAYNKAIGGTIMALTKAVNIDFNRGTPDQQKDTAYMKAVDLRFRKNIQNRTEKQFQFAKEHPTSYFSLVALSEAAGSKVDVAKVEPLFNALNKVYRETDMGKELAQRIAASGITAVGNVAPLFTQNNVVGKPVSLASLKGKVVLVEFWASWCGPCRAENPNLVKQYQTYKDKGFEIISVSLDNVKERWLEAIEKDGLDWIHVSDLKGWNNEVGRLYGVRAVPASFLVDAQGKIIGNGLRGEPLNKKLAEIFN, from the coding sequence ATGAAAATCATAAAATTAGCAGTATTGGCCTTTTTGTTACCAGCTTTAAGCTGGGCACAGGCACCAAATTTTAGTTTAACAGGCAAAATAGGTTCGCTGGGTGCACCAGCGATGGCTTATATTGATTACATGGATAACGGTGTAAGTCACGAAGATTCAGTAGCACTTGTTAACGGAAGTTTCAAATTTACCGGAAATATTTCTGGCAATGCCTACGCCCGTATGGCATTGGATCATACGGGTGGGGGTAAAGGTAAGGCCGTTTATACCGGAGATGTGATTTACTTTTATTTCGGTAAAGAACAGGTAACGATCACTTCAAAAGATTCTCTGGAAAATGCTGTTTTTGCTGGCTCGAAAGTTTATCAGGAATATGATGCCTATAACAAAGCCATCGGTGGTACTATTATGGCGCTTACCAAAGCCGTTAATATCGATTTTAACCGTGGTACACCAGATCAGCAAAAAGATACCGCTTACATGAAGGCAGTAGATCTGCGTTTCAGAAAAAATATCCAGAACCGAACAGAGAAACAGTTTCAATTTGCAAAAGAACACCCAACATCATACTTCTCTTTAGTGGCACTTTCAGAAGCTGCCGGAAGCAAGGTTGATGTAGCCAAGGTTGAACCGCTTTTTAACGCCCTGAACAAAGTTTATCGCGAAACCGATATGGGTAAAGAACTCGCTCAGCGTATTGCTGCAAGCGGCATTACCGCTGTTGGAAATGTTGCACCGCTTTTTACACAGAACAATGTAGTAGGCAAGCCGGTTTCATTAGCCAGCTTAAAAGGAAAAGTAGTTCTGGTTGAGTTTTGGGCAAGCTGGTGTGGTCCGTGCAGGGCTGAAAATCCGAACCTGGTCAAACAATATCAAACCTACAAGGATAAAGGCTTCGAGATTATTTCAGTTTCATTGGATAATGTAAAGGAACGCTGGTTAGAGGCGATTGAAAAAGATGGCTTAGACTGGATTCATGTTTCTGACCTGAAAGGATGGAACAACGAAGTCGGCCGTTTATATGGCGTACGTGCAGTACCTGCAAGTTTTCTGGTAGATGCGCAAGGCAAAATTATTGGCAATGGCTTGCGTGGCGAACCTTTGAATAAAAAGCTTGCTGAAATATTCAATTAG